A segment of the Eubalaena glacialis isolate mEubGla1 chromosome 14, mEubGla1.1.hap2.+ XY, whole genome shotgun sequence genome:
tgcaggggtataacacttttccattcatatagagataaaaagttgcagaacagagaataacatttgtcttgttggaggttcaTAGGAACGTCATGACCTGACCTATGTGGGCAGccacaagaacaaaggattccaacacCAAGGAGTTTGCATCAACCAACCAcacctcctcccttttttttttttttttttttttttttaagttgtaaaatattttttattgtaaaaacagAGTCAATAGAGGTTGACAACATAAATGTCATCTCAGAACATTTCCCCTTGGTTCCTGAATTTGCTAGGTTCCTATGTACGAGCAAGTCTCCATTAGCACTTCTCAGATTTCATGGTCATTTTGGATATGTTTATTGACTATATGTAAATATTGCTTAGAAACAAAAGTCCATgtgatattaaaacaaaagaaaaaacctgtTGTGCCTTTCTTTCACATTTCCTACAGGGAGATCTATATATCTCAGGTGCTTTTACAATTTAAAAGTAAAGTTAGTGCCTTAACCAAACCAAAGAATCCTCCATCACAAGTTACTAAATCAAACCTCTCATGACATTTGCAATATCCagatttaaagattttaaaacaaaagaatttagaatttaaaacaaacttcagactgatttttcatatttgaaagaCTACAGTTATTTGCAGCATACAAATGGAGAGTAGTGCAAAATGCATCAAGTTTTATATGATAAATATTCTTTCAACCTAATGGCTGCCTCAAAAGCAAAGAGTGAAAAATTACCTCTTCTTAAAAGCAATCTAGACTGACTCAATAAAGTTCACAATTTAGAAAGATCAATTGCTACTCTATTTCCACAGATTGCAAAATGATTTCAGAAACAGATTAAACATACAACtgttttacaaaaatagaaatattgttTGGGACTTTacaaaactttataaaatataacacACTATATTTGTAAATTCAAGATAGTTTcacactgaaatagaaaatacttcCACAGATATGAAGTCTAGTCAAACTTAACTGGTCTCTCTTGACCATTCTcatatattatttcttccaaatcTTCAACCTAAGTAGATCTGTGCTCTagcatgagattttttttaaagagactgtTTAATTTCAAGAAGTTGTATAAGATTTTTCATTCTAGAAACAATGTTAAAGCAGATGAATTTATACCTAAAAATATGTCTTACTAAAAGTAGCAATAATGCAATCACAATTTGTATTTGATAAATTTCAAACCAAATTCCTCAGAATGACAATAATTTGGTAcctacaaaaagtaaaaatatacagTAATCACAactattttatggaaaaatatttattcatatagAATAAAGAACCtctaaatttagttatttgtagctGTCAAATGAGAAGTATTTTCTAATTAGACCCATTTATAACATTCATTTTACACCTCAAAGAGCAccagtgtatttttaaaacaaactaaaaagtgAGAAGGTAGGGGCTTATTACATGCAACAGTGCTATTATGATAAGGCACCACCTGGTATACGAAAAAGCCAAACAAAGTATTTCCAAAGCATGTATTTCTGTTACTGGTGTCTTAACCTTTAGATGGGATGGTTAGAAAAGAGCGAATAACATTATTAACTGACCACATCATACTCCTTTTTCCATCATtctttgcttttagtttttccatATAACAgaacatataataaacacagtgtagtaCATATGTTAAATAAACATCTTTTCCCAACCATTCAAGAAAATAGTCTAGAATTAAAACAAGAATAAGAAACCAAAACTTTATCTGATATATTCGCAACAGTCTATCCCTGTAGAATAGGGAgctgggggaggtgaggagagTGGCAGCAGCAGTTGGGGTTGGGGCATGGTAACAGGACCTATTTTCTATAGAATATATTGAGGCACATAGGTTATAAGTTTCTCAGGCAAATTCATGGCTAGAGCAAAACTGACAGAAAGCTCAGGATTTTACATTCCCCccagagctgatttctcagataGTCACATCcgattaaatatttcaaaatatgccTTTAGTCACTGCTATCATCCTCGTCATCATCGTCAGATACATCATTTAAAGAAGACTTCAATGACTGACTATAAGAGTCCGATCTAGTAGGCTGGCACGTGGCCATGTCCCCAGTAGAAAGCAGGTCATAGCAGAAGTCACAAATCCTCACAGGCTTAGAGGACTGGCTGGGAAGAAGAAATCTCTTTTCAGAGCAGGGCCCACAGACAACAAAACCACATTTGCGGCAGTGGTGACGACGATTAACAGGTGTGAATTTTGCTTTCTGACAACGCATACATACAGTTGCCTCAGAGTCAGGAACCCAGACAGCAGCATGTTCATTACTGGGTGTCTTCCCACTTTTGGAGAGTAAATCAGTAACACATTTATTTATGTGATTCATCCATTCCGAATTCTCAGTGGCAGTGGCAGCATAAACTGCAAACGATTTAGTTGGTGTCTTGATCAGCCATCCATTCCTCAAGTCTCCCTCATCTTTGATAGAATCAATTGTGACATTTTCCAGGGGAATAATATgttgtttgttatattttttcttctggatGACAATATTGCCATATACAAGAATatcattaaataagaaaaactgcCTTGCTTTAGGCTTTTTTCTGCACAACTTAGTCAATACTCCTTCTCCAATAAGAACCCGTCCAGGTATAGTTAAGGGTTGGCCAGCTGCTCCAAAACAGTTTTCTACTATATTTATACGTCTAGTATTTGCTTCACTGTTTGCCAAGCGATCCACCATCTTTTGCTAATAGCCCGGCCGGGCGCAGAAGGCGGCTGTAGAGAAGGTCCGACTCTTCCTCGTCCCGGGCGCCGGGCGCAGACTCTGCTCGCTCCCCCGACCCAGCCTCCCAGGGTGtgcagccccctcctcccttttttagtataaaagaagcctgaattctgacTTGGGTAAGATGGTTCTCTAGGACATTAGTCTGCCATCCTCTCAGACTCCTGTCTTTGCAAATAAAGTTGTTATTCCTTTCCCAAACACCTCGTCTCCCAATTTAATGGTCTGTCATGCAGCGAGCAGAATGAATTTGGATTTGGGAACATTATCTTGCTATTTACTACATGACATTGTAATTTCTAGTTTGTCCATATTCTTGGTAAACTGCAAGTTTTGAGAAAGTAGGAATCATGACTGTTTTGTTATCTATTATATCTCTAGTAAGAATCAGAGTGCTTCAGGTACAGAGGAAGCACTGAATAAGTATTCATTGAATAAAGGAATGCATATGTGAATTAACCTCTTTCTCCCACTTTCCCTATCTGCTTTGAGTGGCTCCTGGGCATTTTCTGGGATCTTTTTGTTATGATTTACTGTTAGTTTTAGGATAGTTTGGCCTTTAGGTCATATGTTGGCATACCAGTAGATACAGTGAACTTGGTAAATATTAAGTATGCACTTTTGAAATCAAAAACATCTCCCGAAATGCATTATAATTATTGGTTAAATAATTTTcagatggtttttaaaatattgtatgacTATTGAGGCACTTGGTTAACTAACACTTAAATGATATGGTAAATACTTAGAGGAGTctagagaaaagcaaagaatgCTTTAACTGCCCTAAATATCAGTTTTATTGTGCAATGGAGACTCCAGGAACCATATCCTGAAGTTGAGGTGGTAGTTACCCTTCCCCACTGTCAAGTCTGTTCAGAAACATGCAGCCATCATGCTCAGCTGCTGCTGATTAGGCTTGTTGTCACTTCCTGTCTCTTCTGTGACTCGTTCCTGTTCACCTTCACCTCTAAGCCTCCAGCTTCCTTCCTAGTCCTCTGCGTACAAGAGGTTGTTAGTAAAGTTCCACCCAGTCATTTCATTCATCCTGTGGTGACTGCTGTTTTCAGAATTAAAGACCAGAATGTCCTGATTAAACACTTaattaaacataataaaaaatattgccAGTTTTAAATAATTGATTCACTCATTAGTTTAATATGCTAATGACAGAGCCttgagaaaaggaaatggaataaaatttacCCTCTAAGAAAGTGGGTTGAAATTAGATTTTTACACTAAGATTTTTCAGAGTAAATTACCAGCTCCTGATAGATGAGAGCAGTCTAACTAGTATTTCATTCACTGCCTGGACCTCTAATAGTTaaactttttg
Coding sequences within it:
- the LOC133105281 gene encoding pleckstrin homology domain-containing family F member 2-like translates to MVDRLANSEANTRRINIVENCFGAAGQPLTIPGRVLIGEGVLTKLCRKKPKARQFFLFNDILVYGNIVIQKKKYNKQHIIPLENVTIDSIKDEGDLRNGWLIKTPTKSFAVYAATATENSEWMNHINKCVTDLLSKSGKTPSNEHAAVWVPDSEATVCMRCQKAKFTPVNRRHHCRKCGFVVCGPCSEKRFLLPSQSSKPVRICDFCYDLLSTGDMATCQPTRSDSYSQSLKSSLNDVSDDDDEDDSSD